In Labeo rohita strain BAU-BD-2019 chromosome 16, IGBB_LRoh.1.0, whole genome shotgun sequence, one DNA window encodes the following:
- the LOC127178706 gene encoding transmembrane protein 74: MASVELLYIDNRGGRPDPPGVLDWSSSPLHVHRLNSSVEEASPTQKVPACEGQCNSAPRTAPVRGQHGQHRHQPTEKVRVCCDEELETSFTYIDENVNLRLATPDTSEKNAPRHTTSLHDSSSEIRPEGLQELSLMSDIDLSSESSGKSVDYGFISAVTFLITGISLVIISYTVPRDVRVNPDNVSAREMERLENESARIGAHLDRCVIAGLCLLTLGGVVLSTLLMISMWKGEMYRRKAFAYSKHSAKLYGSINLRTRSSPSRSSPPHSLVEEENGDAIS; this comes from the coding sequence ATGGCCTCGGTGGAGTTACTCTACATAGATAATAGAGGGGGAAGACCTGATCCCCCCGGGGTACTGGATTGGTCTTCTAGCCCTCTTCATGTTCACAGGCTAAACAGTTCAGTGGAAGAAGCTTCTCCCACTCAGAAGGTGCCTGCCTGTGAGGGACAGTGTAATTCAGCACCAAGGACGGCTCCCGTCAGAGGACAACATGGCCAGCACCGACATCAGCCCACAGAGAAGGTCAGGGTGTGTTGTGACGAGGAGCTGGAGACCTCATTCACATACATCGATGAAAATGTCAATCTCCGGTTGGCCACCCCGGACACGAGTGAAAAAAACGCTCCACGCCACACGACTTCGCTCCACGACTCCTCGAGCGAAATCCGTCCCGAGGGCCTTCAGGAGTTGTCGCTGATGTCCGACATCGACCTCAGCTCAGAGAGTTCGGGGAAATCCGTGGATTACGGATTCATTAGCGCAGTCACGTTCCTGATCACCGGGATCTCGCTGGTGATCATATCGTACACGGTCCCTCGTGACGTCAGAGTGAACCCCGACAACGTCTCCGCACGTGAAATGGAAAGACTTGAGAACGAGAGCGCCAGGATAGGCGCGCACCTCGACAGGTGCGTTATCGCCGGCCTTTGCCTTCTCACTTTAGGCGGAGTAGTGCTGTCCACTCTGCTAATGATTTCAATGTGGAAAGGTGAGATGTACAGAAGGAAAGCCTTCGCTTATTCGAAGCACTCTGCAAAGCTCTACGGTTCGATTAATTTAAGAACAAGATCGAGTCCTAGTCGCTCGTCGCCACCACATAGTTTGGTCGAGGAGGAGAATGGCGATGCCATTAGTTGA